From one Suricata suricatta isolate VVHF042 chromosome 8, meerkat_22Aug2017_6uvM2_HiC, whole genome shotgun sequence genomic stretch:
- the CIART gene encoding circadian-associated transcriptional repressor: MDSPSSVSSCSSYSLSSSFSTSPVNSDFGFPSDSEGKDKGAHRPRPDTVGQRGGSRPRPGPVRRRQRPKVSRKQHTSHLEQRGSASPLAGSGVKRSRDGELQKTVNIQGCVTEGDLLFAQKCKELQGFILPLTNLLDGLKMGRFERGLSSFQQSVAMDRIQRIVGVLQKPQMGERYLGTLLQVEGMLKTWFPHIAAQESPLGKGRHVLTRHFPSHHGYPAPSSPASPMGKMDQTQLGHLVLKSKQPWRLMEWPAVHLTWTHTTPICNPPLGSPGSLSLSQGPLGTGASFGVILVVQHGTQPFTHSAPTTPVLPTIASPVIPSDPKKLSGGGPHCHSLPVSLPLDRSCTPSHPGPPAVARAMTVGPLQQMRSHPSVAPNVHSLNP; this comes from the exons ATGGATTCTCCGTCTAGCGTTTCTTCCTGTTCGTCctattctctgtcttcctctttttccacctCCCCAGTGAACAGTGACTTTGGATTCCCCTCCGATAGTGAGGGGAAGGACAAGGGGGCCCATAGACCCAGGCCAGACActgtggggcagaggggaggctctCGGCCCCGGCCCGGTCCTGTCCGCCGCAGGCAACGTCCCAAGGTTTCCCGAAAACAGCATACCTCTCACTTGGAACAGCGGGGCTCGGCCTCTCCTCTGGCAGGATCAGGGGTCAAAAGATCAAGAGATGGTGAATTACAGAAAACTGTAAACATCCAGGGCTGTGTCACAGAAGGAGACCTGCTTTTTGCGCAGAAG TGTAAAGAGCTCCAAGGTTTCATCCTCCCTCTCACAAACCTACTGGATGGGCTGAAGATGGGTCGATTTGAGAGAG GACTGAGCAGTTTCCAGCAGAGTGTGGCAATGGACAGGATCCAGCGTATTGTGGGTGTTTTGCAGAAGCCCCAGATGGG GGAGCGTTACCTAGGAACCTTGCTCCAGGTGGAAGGGATGTTAAAGACTTGGTTTCCTCATATAGCGGCTCAGGAGTCACCCTTGGGTAAAGGCAGGCACGTGCTGACCAGG CATTTTCCAAGCCACCACGGTTatcctgctccttcctctccgGCATCTCCCATGGGAAAGATGGACCAGACACAGCTAGGACATCTAGTGTTGAAATCAAAGCAGCCTTGGCGCCTCATGGAGTGGCCAGCTGTGCACCTCACTTGGACTCACACCACCCCGATTTGCAACCCCCCTCTCGGCTCCCCAGGTAGCCTTTCCCTTAGTCAGGGACCTTTAGGCACTGGAGCCAGCTTCGGTGTTATCCTTGTCGTCCAGCATGGCACACAGCCCTTCACCCACTCCGCCCCAACCACTCCAGTTCTGCCTACTATAGCATCTCCTGTCATCCCCAGTGATCCCAAGAAACTCTCGGGAGGGGGACCTCATTGCCACAGTTTGCCAGTGAGTCTGCCATTGGACCGGAGCTGTACCCCATCCCATCCTGGTCCACCCGCTGTGGCCAGAGCGATGACCGTGGGACCTCTCCAGCAGATGAGAAGCCATCCTTCGGTTGCTCCCAATGTCCATTCTCTCAACCCCTAA
- the C8H1orf54 gene encoding uncharacterized protein C1orf54 homolog isoform X3: MDVLFVAILAVPFILGQEYEDEEGLEEDDYYQVVYYYTVTPNYDDFGANFTVDYSIFESEDRLNRLNQEVKEGAETTISHETEHADHQKPETLKPMTVESEKEGGYKSLDGDLGRRNWKIKR, translated from the exons ATGGATGTCCTCTTCGTAGCCATCCTTGCTGTGCCATTCATCCTGG GACAAGAATATGAGGATGAAGAAGGACTGGAGGAGGACGATTACTATCAGGTGGTTTATTATTATACAGTCACTCCCAATTATG ATGACTTTGGTGCAAATTTCACTGTGGATTACTCCATATTTGAATCAGAGGACAGACTG AACAGGTTGAATCAGGAGGTAAAGGAAGGAGCAGAAACTACCATTAGTCACGAAACAGAACATGCAGACCATCAGAAGCCTGAAACGTTGAAACCAATGACAGTGGAATCA gaaaaagaaggCGGCTACAAATCTTTGGATGGGGATTTGGGAAGAAGAAATtggaagataaaaagataa
- the C8H1orf54 gene encoding uncharacterized protein C1orf54 homolog isoform X2, with product MDVLFVAILAVPFILGQEYEDEEGLEEDDYYQVVYYYTVTPNYDDFGANFTVDYSIFESEDRLNRLNQEVKEGAETTISHETEHADHQKPETLKPMTVESSPDLNGAVSGLQSPAPLLLSWALIQGGMYFM from the exons ATGGATGTCCTCTTCGTAGCCATCCTTGCTGTGCCATTCATCCTGG GACAAGAATATGAGGATGAAGAAGGACTGGAGGAGGACGATTACTATCAGGTGGTTTATTATTATACAGTCACTCCCAATTATG ATGACTTTGGTGCAAATTTCACTGTGGATTACTCCATATTTGAATCAGAGGACAGACTG AACAGGTTGAATCAGGAGGTAAAGGAAGGAGCAGAAACTACCATTAGTCACGAAACAGAACATGCAGACCATCAGAAGCCTGAAACGTTGAAACCAATGACAGTGGAATCA AGTCCAGATCTGAACGGTGCGGTATCCGGTCTGCAGAgtcctgctcccctcctcctgtcCTGGGCCCTCATTCAGGGGGGGATGTATTTCATGTAG
- the C8H1orf54 gene encoding uncharacterized protein C1orf54 homolog isoform X1, producing the protein MDVLFVAILAVPFILGQEYEDEEGLEEDDYYQVVYYYTVTPNYDDFGANFTVDYSIFESEDRLNRLNQEVKEGAETTISHETEHADHQKPETLKPMTVESQSPDLNGAVSGLQSPAPLLLSWALIQGGMYFM; encoded by the exons ATGGATGTCCTCTTCGTAGCCATCCTTGCTGTGCCATTCATCCTGG GACAAGAATATGAGGATGAAGAAGGACTGGAGGAGGACGATTACTATCAGGTGGTTTATTATTATACAGTCACTCCCAATTATG ATGACTTTGGTGCAAATTTCACTGTGGATTACTCCATATTTGAATCAGAGGACAGACTG AACAGGTTGAATCAGGAGGTAAAGGAAGGAGCAGAAACTACCATTAGTCACGAAACAGAACATGCAGACCATCAGAAGCCTGAAACGTTGAAACCAATGACAGTGGAATCA CAGAGTCCAGATCTGAACGGTGCGGTATCCGGTCTGCAGAgtcctgctcccctcctcctgtcCTGGGCCCTCATTCAGGGGGGGATGTATTTCATGTAG
- the APH1A gene encoding gamma-secretase subunit APH-1A: MGAAVFFGCTFVAFGPAFALFLITVAGDPLRVIILVAGAFFWLVSLLLASVVWFILVHVTDRSDARLQYGLLIFGAAVSVLLQEVFRFAYYKLLKKADEGLASLSEDGRSPISIRQMAYVSGLSFGIISGVFSVINILADALGPGVVGIHGDSPYYFLTSAFLTAAIILLHTFWGVVFFDACERRRYWALGLVVGSHLLTSGLTFLNPWYEASLLPVYAVTVSMGLWAFITAGGSLRSIRRSLSCRRQEDSRVMVYSALRIPPED; the protein is encoded by the exons ATGGGGGCCGCAGTGTTTTTCGGATGCACTTTCGTCGCTTTCGGCCCGGCCTTTGCGCTTTTCTTGATCACTGTGGCTGGGGACCCTCTACGCGTCATCATCCTGGTGGCGGG GGCATTTTTCTGGCTGGTCTCCCTGCTCTTGGCCTCTGTGGTCTGGTTCATCTTGGTCCATGTGACCGACAGGTCAGATGCCCGGCTCCAGTATGGCCTCCTGATTTTTGGTGCTGCGGTGTCTGTCCTTCTACAGGAGGTGTTTCGTTTTGCCTACTACAAGCTGCTTAA gaaggcAGATGAGGGGTTAGCATCGCTGAGTGAGGACGGAAGATCACCCATCTCCATCCGCCAGATGGCCTATG ttTCTGGTCTTTCCTTCGGTATCATCAGTGGTGTCTTCTCTGTTATCAATATTTTGGCTGATGCACTTGGGCCAGGTGTGGTTGGAATCCATGGAGACTCGCCCTATTACTTCCTGACTTCAG CCTTTCTGACGGCAGCCATTATCCTGCTCCACACCTTCTGGGGGGTTGTGTTCTTCGATGCCTGTGAGAGGAGACGGTACTGGGCTTTGGGCCTGGTGGTTGGAAGTCACCTACTGACATCAGGACTG ACATTCTTGAATCCCTGGTATGAGGCCAGCCTGCTGCCTGTCTATGCGGTCACTGTCTCCATGGGGCTCTGGGCCTTCATCACAGCCGGAGGGTCCCTCCGGAGTATCCGGCGCAGCCTCTCGT gCCGACGGCAGGAGGACAGTCGGGTGATGGTGTATTCTGCCCTGCGCATCCCACCCGAGgactga
- the CA14 gene encoding carbonic anhydrase 14 — MLSLILLLEVIWILAADGGQHWTYEGSHGQDHWPASYPECGSNAQSPINIQTDSVTFDPELPTLQPHGYDQPGAEPLDLHNNGHTVQLSLPPTMYLEGLPRRYVAAQLHLHWGETGSLGGSEHQINSEATAAELHIVHYDSDSYGSLREAAPMPQGLAVLGILIEVGETKNPAYEHILSHLHEIRNKDQKTSVPPFDVGGLLPSQLDQFFRYNGSLTTPPCYQSVLWTVFNQKAQISVGQLEELQETLFSTEEEPSELLVHNYRAPQPLNQRTVFASFVQVGSLYTTGEMLSLGVGILVGCLCLLLAVYFIARKIRKKRLGNRKSVVFTSARTAEA, encoded by the exons ATGTTGTCCCTCATCCTCCTGCTGGAGGTGATTTGGATCCTGGCTGCAGATGGGG GTCAGCACTGGACCTATGAGG GCTCACATGGTCAAGACCACTGGCCAGCCTCTTACCCTGAGTGTGGAAGCAACGCCCAGTCCCCCATCAATATCCAGACAGACAGTGTGACTTTTGACCCTGAGTTGCCCACTCTGCAGCCCCATGGATATGACCAGCCTGGTGCTGAGCCCTTGGACCTGCACAATAATGGCCATACAG TGCAACTCTCTCTACCCCCCACCATGTATCTGGAGGGACTTCCCCGAAGATATGTCGCTGCCCAGCTCCACCTGCACTGGGGTGAGACAGGATCCCTGGGGGGGTCAGAGCACCAGATCAACAGTGAAGCCACAGCTGCAGAG cTCCACATTGTACATTATGATTCAGATTCCTATGGCAGCTTAAGAGAGGCTGCCCCCATGCCACAAGGCCTGGCCGTCTTGGGCATCCTCATTGAG gtgggggagacaaagaatcctgCTTACGAACACATTCTGAGTCACTTGCATGAAATTAGGAATAAAG ATCAGAAGACCTCGGTGCCTCCCTTCGACGTGGGAGGGCTGCTCCCCTCACAGCTGGACCAGTTCTTCCGCTACAACGGCTCTCTCACCACCCCACCCTGCTACCAGAGTGTGCTCTGGACTGTCTTCAACCAAAAGGCTCAGATTTCCGTGGGACAG CTGGAAGAGCTTCAGGAGACACTGTTCTCCACAGAAGAGGAGCCTTCGGAGCTCCTGGTGCACAACTACCGAGCCCCCCAGCCTCTCAATCAGCGAACGGTCTTTGCTTCTTTTGTCCAAG TGGGATCCCTGTATACCACAG GTGAAATGCTGAGTCTAGGAGTGGGCATCCTGGTCGGCTgtctctgccttctgctggctGTTTATTTCATCGCTAGGAAGATTCG GAAGAAGAGGCTGGGAAACCGGAAAAGCGTGGTCTTCACCTCAGCACGCACCGCAGAGGCATAG